Proteins from a genomic interval of Corynebacterium deserti GIMN1.010:
- a CDS encoding acetyl-CoA hydrolase/transferase family protein, whose translation MSDRIASEKLRSKIMSADEAAQFVNHGDKVGMSGFTGAGYPKALPTAIANRAKEAHSAGNDYAIDLFTGASTAPDCDGVLAEADAIRWRMPYASDPIMRNKINSGSMGYSDIHLSHSGQQVEEGFFGQLNVAVIEVTRITEEGYIIPSSSVGNNVEWLNAAEKVILEVNSWQSADLEGMHDIWSVPALPNRIAVPINKPGDRIGKTYIEFDTDKVVAVVETNTADRNAPFKPVDDISKKIAGNFLDFLESEVAAGRLSYDGYIMQSGVGNVPNAVMAGLLESKFENIQAYTEVIQDGMVDLIDAGKMTVASATSFSLSPEYAEKMNNEAKRYRESIILRPQQISNHPEVIRRVGLIATNGLIEADIYGNVNSTNVSGSRVMNGIGGSGDFTRNGYISSFITPSEAKGGAISAIVPFASHIDHTEHDVMVVISEYGYADLRGLAPRERVAKMIALAHPDYRPLLEEYYERATSGDNKYMQTPHDLATAFDFHINLAKTGSMKG comes from the coding sequence ATGTCTGATCGCATTGCTTCGGAGAAGCTGCGCTCCAAGATCATGTCCGCTGATGAGGCGGCTCAGTTTGTCAACCATGGTGACAAGGTCGGCATGTCCGGCTTCACCGGAGCGGGCTACCCTAAGGCTCTGCCGACAGCAATTGCTAACCGCGCAAAGGAAGCACACAGCGCAGGCAACGACTACGCAATTGACCTGTTCACCGGCGCATCCACCGCCCCTGACTGCGATGGCGTACTTGCAGAAGCTGACGCTATCCGCTGGCGCATGCCATACGCATCTGATCCAATCATGCGTAACAAGATCAACTCCGGCTCCATGGGATACTCCGATATCCACTTGTCCCACTCCGGCCAGCAGGTTGAAGAGGGCTTCTTCGGCCAGCTCAACGTAGCTGTCATTGAAGTCACCCGCATTACCGAAGAGGGCTACATCATTCCTTCTTCCTCCGTGGGTAACAACGTTGAGTGGCTCAACGCTGCAGAGAAGGTCATCCTCGAGGTGAACTCTTGGCAGTCTGCAGACCTCGAAGGTATGCACGACATCTGGTCTGTTCCTGCCTTGCCAAACCGCATTGCAGTGCCAATCAACAAGCCAGGCGACCGAATCGGTAAGACCTACATCGAGTTCGACACCGACAAGGTTGTTGCTGTTGTTGAGACCAACACCGCAGACCGCAACGCACCATTCAAGCCTGTCGACGACATCTCTAAGAAGATCGCCGGCAACTTCCTCGACTTCCTGGAGAGCGAAGTCGCTGCAGGTCGCCTGTCCTACGACGGCTACATCATGCAGTCCGGCGTGGGCAACGTGCCAAACGCGGTGATGGCAGGCCTTCTGGAATCCAAGTTTGAGAACATCCAGGCCTACACCGAAGTTATCCAGGACGGCATGGTCGACCTCATTGACGCCGGCAAGATGACCGTTGCATCCGCAACCTCCTTCTCCCTGTCTCCTGAGTATGCAGAGAAGATGAACAACGAGGCTAAGCGTTACCGCGAGTCCATCATCTTGCGCCCACAGCAGATCTCTAACCACCCAGAGGTCATCCGCCGCGTCGGCCTGATCGCCACCAACGGTCTCATCGAGGCTGACATTTACGGCAACGTCAACTCCACCAACGTTTCTGGCTCCCGCGTCATGAACGGCATCGGCGGCTCCGGCGATTTCACCCGTAACGGCTACATCTCCAGCTTCATCACCCCTTCAGAGGCAAAGGGCGGCGCAATCTCCGCCATCGTTCCTTTCGCATCCCACATCGACCACACCGAGCACGATGTTATGGTTGTTATCTCTGAGTACGGCTACGCAGACCTCCGCGGACTTGCTCCACGCGAGCGCGTTGCCAAGATGATTGCTCTGGCACACCCTGACTACCGTCCGCTGCTCGAGGAGTACTACGAGCGCGCAACCTCCGGTGACAACAAGTACATGCAGACCCCGCATGACCTTGCAACCGCGTTTGATTTCCACATTAACCTCGCGAAGACCGGCTCTATGAAGGGCTAA
- the phoU gene encoding phosphate signaling complex protein PhoU codes for MRTAYRQQLDEFAHNLIILCDLTKECMEKATDALLRTSLASAESALGQSDKIDEVRVACESQAVELLALETPVARDLRQVVSSIYIVEEITRMGALAMHVANSVRRRYPEPVVPEDMRGYFKEMARLVSEMTDHIRQILIDPEPDLALEMAVSDDAVDDLHQHIMRVLTLRPWPHSTKSAVDITLLSRFYERYADHTVNVAARIIYLSTGMHPEEYMIKREQQQQDADVEKRWAEIERQFRINGLD; via the coding sequence ATGCGCACTGCATATAGACAACAACTCGATGAATTCGCACACAACCTCATTATTTTGTGTGACTTAACCAAGGAGTGCATGGAGAAGGCCACTGATGCCCTCCTTCGCACCTCCTTGGCCTCTGCTGAGAGTGCGTTGGGGCAGTCCGACAAGATCGATGAGGTCCGCGTCGCCTGCGAGAGCCAGGCCGTGGAATTGCTCGCGCTGGAGACTCCTGTGGCGCGTGATCTCCGCCAGGTAGTCTCCTCTATCTACATCGTCGAGGAAATCACCCGTATGGGCGCTCTAGCGATGCACGTGGCCAATTCTGTGCGCCGCCGCTACCCCGAGCCCGTGGTGCCTGAGGACATGCGCGGCTACTTCAAGGAAATGGCGCGCCTTGTCTCTGAAATGACCGATCATATTCGTCAGATCCTTATCGATCCCGAACCTGACCTCGCCCTCGAAATGGCGGTGAGCGACGACGCTGTGGACGACCTTCACCAGCACATCATGCGCGTGCTCACACTGCGCCCATGGCCGCACTCCACCAAGAGTGCCGTGGATATTACGCTGCTGTCCCGCTTCTACGAGCGCTATGCCGATCACACCGTCAACGTTGCCGCCCGCATTATCTATCTCTCCACCGGTATGCACCCTGAGGAGTACATGATCAAGCGGGAGCAGCAACAACAGGACGCAGACGTCGAAAAGCGTTGGGCAGAAATTGAACGTCAATTTCGTATCAACGGCTTGGATTAA
- the dusB gene encoding tRNA dihydrouridine synthase DusB, producing the protein MTLKIGPFDLASPVILAPMAGVTNVAFRTLCREQEMQRTGTISGLYVCEMVTARALVERNEKTMHMTTFAPDENPRSLQLYTVDPTYTYEAAKMIVDENLADHIDMNFGCPVPKVTRRGGGSAIPYKRRLFENIVSAAVRATEGTDIPVTVKFRVGIDDEHHTHLDAGRIAVDAGASSVALHARTAAQRYSGEADWNEITRLKEHLADTGIPVLGNGDIFAADDATRMMEQTGCDGVVVGRGCLGRPWLFAELSAAVRGEEIPEEPTLGEVTRIILRHAELLMQHDGETKGIRDLRKHMGWYLRGFPVGGEFRANLARVSTYTELEHLLEPWAESTAKAEDADGARGRKGAPAKVALPDGWLDDPEDATVPEGAEMENSGG; encoded by the coding sequence GTGACTTTAAAGATCGGCCCATTTGACCTCGCTTCCCCCGTGATCCTTGCCCCCATGGCAGGGGTCACCAACGTTGCGTTTCGCACGCTGTGTCGTGAACAAGAAATGCAGCGTACCGGAACAATCTCTGGGCTCTATGTCTGCGAGATGGTGACTGCCCGCGCGCTCGTTGAGCGCAACGAGAAAACCATGCACATGACTACTTTTGCGCCGGATGAAAATCCTCGTAGCTTGCAGCTGTATACCGTTGACCCCACGTACACCTACGAAGCCGCGAAGATGATCGTTGATGAAAACTTGGCCGATCACATCGACATGAACTTCGGTTGCCCCGTTCCCAAGGTCACGCGCCGCGGTGGTGGTTCTGCCATCCCCTACAAGCGTCGCCTGTTTGAAAACATCGTGTCGGCTGCGGTACGCGCAACGGAGGGGACAGATATCCCTGTTACCGTGAAATTCCGCGTGGGCATCGATGATGAGCACCACACTCACTTAGACGCTGGCCGCATTGCTGTCGACGCCGGTGCAAGCTCCGTGGCCCTTCACGCCCGAACCGCTGCTCAGCGCTATTCAGGTGAGGCTGATTGGAATGAGATCACTCGTCTCAAAGAGCACCTCGCAGACACGGGCATCCCTGTTCTTGGAAACGGCGATATTTTCGCTGCAGACGACGCCACCCGCATGATGGAGCAAACCGGCTGCGACGGTGTTGTTGTCGGCCGAGGTTGCCTTGGTCGTCCATGGTTGTTCGCTGAGCTCTCAGCCGCAGTCCGCGGCGAGGAGATCCCTGAGGAGCCAACGCTTGGTGAGGTCACCCGGATTATTCTCCGCCACGCTGAACTGCTCATGCAGCACGACGGCGAGACCAAAGGTATCCGCGATCTGCGCAAGCACATGGGTTGGTACCTCCGAGGATTCCCTGTTGGTGGAGAATTCCGCGCCAACCTCGCGCGCGTGTCCACCTACACCGAGCTTGAGCACCTTTTAGAGCCTTGGGCAGAGTCCACTGCCAAGGCCGAGGATGCCGATGGAGCTCGCGGGCGAAAAGGTGCTCCAGCCAAGGTCGCACTCCCCGATGGCTGGTTGGACGATCCAGAGGACGCCACCGTGCCAGAGGGTGCTGAGATGGAAAATTCCGGCGGATAA
- the pstB gene encoding phosphate ABC transporter ATP-binding protein PstB, with product MSKLKLNDVNIYYGDFHAVQNVNLEVPARSVTAFIGPSGCGKSTVLRSINRMHEVTPGAYVKGEILLDGENIYGSKVDPVAVRNTIGMVFQKANPFPTMSIEDNVVAGLKLSGEKNKKRLKEVAEKSLRGANLWEEVKDRLDKPGGGLSGGQQQRLCIARAIAVEPEILLMDEPCSALDPISTLAVEDLIHELKEEFTIVIVTHNMQQAARVSDQTAFYSLEATGRPGRLVEIGPTKKIFESPDQKETEDYISGRFG from the coding sequence ATGTCGAAGCTTAAGCTCAATGATGTCAACATCTACTACGGTGATTTCCACGCAGTGCAGAACGTGAACCTCGAGGTTCCAGCACGCTCCGTCACCGCGTTCATCGGACCATCCGGTTGCGGTAAGTCCACCGTTCTTCGTTCCATCAACCGCATGCACGAAGTCACCCCAGGCGCATACGTTAAGGGCGAAATCCTCCTGGACGGTGAGAACATCTACGGCTCCAAGGTTGACCCAGTAGCTGTCCGCAACACCATCGGCATGGTGTTCCAGAAAGCAAACCCATTCCCAACCATGTCCATCGAAGACAATGTGGTTGCAGGTCTTAAGCTTTCCGGCGAGAAGAACAAGAAGAGGCTCAAGGAAGTTGCTGAGAAGTCTCTCCGCGGCGCAAACCTGTGGGAAGAAGTTAAGGACCGCCTGGACAAGCCAGGTGGAGGTCTCTCCGGTGGTCAGCAGCAGCGTCTGTGCATCGCACGTGCAATTGCCGTTGAGCCAGAAATCCTCCTCATGGACGAGCCTTGCTCCGCGCTTGACCCAATCTCTACCCTCGCGGTGGAGGACCTCATCCACGAGCTCAAGGAAGAGTTCACCATCGTGATCGTTACCCACAATATGCAGCAGGCTGCACGTGTATCCGATCAGACTGCTTTCTACTCCTTGGAGGCTACCGGTAGGCCAGGCCGTCTCGTTGAAATCGGACCTACCAAGAAGATCTTCGAAAGCCCAGATCAGAAGGAAACCGAAGACTACATCTCCGGACGCTTCGGATAA